One stretch of Ptiloglossa arizonensis isolate GNS036 chromosome 7, iyPtiAriz1_principal, whole genome shotgun sequence DNA includes these proteins:
- the LOC143148851 gene encoding B9 domain-containing protein 1: MSVEGEFFLSVTGSIENAEFYDIDNAYCKYGFHFGPEWSVVAGIEEGLTQMCKCSNDPRNLAVWNFPLEITFKSTNPHGWPQLIMSIYGLDIFGHDVIRGYGVCHLPLTTGHHEKRVSVYVPESSSALQRFAAWLTGRRPELIDPTILASGGGRELTRMRVEGIVTVTLNAVLKDFFKLGYNNGERHKK; the protein is encoded by the exons ATGTCGGTTGAGGGTGAATTTTTTCTATCGGTCACCGGTTCCATCGAAAACGCGGAATTTTATGACATCGACAACGCTTATTGCAAATACGGATTTCATTTTGGGCCCGAATGGAGCGTAGTCGCT GGTATCGAAGAGGGTTTGACACAGATGTGTAAATGCAGCAATGACCCGCGAAACTTAGCCGTTTGGAACTTCCCCTTGGAAATCACGTTCAAAAGTACCAATCCACATGGAT GGCCACAACTGATAATGTCAATTTACGGTCTGGACATCTTCGGACACGACGTCATCAGGGGATACGGAGTATGTCATTTACCGTTAACAACAGGTCACCATGAGAAAAG AGTGTCGGTGTACGTACCGGAGTCCTCTTCAGCATTACAGCGATTTGCAGCTTGGTTAACCGGTAGAAGACCAGAACTAATTGATCCGACGATATTGGCCTCTGGCGGCGGAAGAGAAC TCACGCGCATGAGAGTGGAGGGTATTGTTACCGTAACATTAAACGCGGTGCTGAAAGATTTCTTTAAGTTGGGATACAACAATGGCGAGAGGCACAAGAAGTAA
- the LOC143148850 gene encoding putative aconitate hydratase, mitochondrial: MLYCTRILSGQKLAVFAADIQQRCFSVSPLSFAAAKVAMSKFDSTSYLPYDKLEANLKTVKKRLTRPLTLSEKVLYSHLDEPGKQEIVRGTSYLRLRPDRVAMQDATAQMAMLQFISSGLPKVAVPSTIHCDHLIEAQVGGDKDLKRAKDINKEVYNFLKTAGAKYGVGFWNPGSGIIHQIILENYAFPGLLMIGTDSHTPNGGGLGCLCIGVGGADAVDVMANIPWELKCPKVIGVKLTGSLKGWTSPKDIILKVAGILTVKGGTGAIVEYFGPGVDSISCTGMATICNMGAEIGATTSIFPYNYRMQDYLRATGRSEIANAADQHKMSLLTADANAKYDQIIELDLSTLEPHVNGPFTPDLAHPISKLGENAKKNGWPNEIKVGLIGSCTNSSYEDMGRCANIAKQALDNGLKAKSAFNVTPGSEQIRATIERDGIAQILRDFGGTVLANACGPCIGQWDRQDIKKGDKNTIVTSYNRNFTGRNDANPATHAFVTSPELVTALSIAGRLDFNPVTDKLKGKNGKEFLLKDPYGDELPSRGFDPGLDTYDAPPSDGTKVKVDVDPKSQRLQLLEPFDKWDGKDLTDMTVLIKVKGKCTTDHISAAGPWLKYRGHLDNISNNMFIGAVNAENGEMNKIKNQLTGQWAAVPDVARDYKKNGVKWVAVGDENYGEGSSREHAALEPRHLGGRAIIVKSFARIHETNLKKQGLLPLTFADPSDYDKIQPTDKISLLGLKDLAPGKPVKAEIKHKDGKVDTISLNHTMNDQQISWFKAGSALNRMKEIASGK; encoded by the exons ATGTTGTACTGTACTCGAATACTTAGTGGCCAG aagctaGCCGTATTCGCGGCAGACATCCAACAAAGATGTTTCAGCGTAAGCCCATTGAGTTTCGCTGCCGCGAAAGTGGCGATGTCCAAATTCGATTCGACAAGTTACCTACCATACGATAAATTGGAAGCAAATCTGAAAACAGTTAAGAAAAG GTTGACCCGGCCACTGACTCTTTCCGAAAAAGTTTTGTACTCTCACCTCGATGAACCCGGCAAGCAAGAAATCGTTCGTGGCACAAGCTATCTTAGGTTACGACCAGATCGCGTGGCAATGCAAGATGCAACTGCTCAGATGGCCATGTTACAATTCATCAGCTCTG GATTACCAAAAGTCGCTGTTCCTTCCACGATTCACTGCGATCACTTGATCGAAGCGCAAGTCGGTGGAGACAAGGATTTGAAACGCGCGAAAGACATCAACAAGGAAGTGTACAACTTTCTGAAAACAGCTGGTGCCAAATACGGGGTCGGTTTCTGGAATCCCGGGTCTGGTATTATTCATCAGATCATCCTCGAGAATTACGCTTTCCCCGGTTTGTTGATGATCGGTACAGATTCGCATACACCGAATGGCGGTGGTCTAGGCTGTCTGTGCATCGGTGTAGGTGGTGCTGATGCTGTCGACGTGATGGCCAACATCCCGTGGGAGTTAAAATGCCCCAAAGTCATTGGAGTAAAACTGACTGGCAGCTTGAAAGGGTGGACCAGCCCCAAGGATATTATTCTGAAGGTAGCTGGCATCCTAACCGTGAAAGGTGGAACCGGAGCGATCGTTGAGTACTTTGGACCTGGTGTCGATAGCATTAGCTGTACTGGTATGGCGACTATTTGCAACATGGGTGCCGAAATCGGTGCTACTACTTCGATCTTCCCTTACAACTATCGTATGCAGGATTATTTGAGAGCGACCGGTCGTTCGGAAATCGCCAATGCGGCGGATCAACACAAAATGAGCCTTCTAACCGCGGATGCGAATGCCAAATACGATCAAATCATAGAATTAGATCTTTCGACGCTGGAACCACACGTGAACGGACCGTTTACCCCCGATCTTGCTCATCCTATTTCGAAATTGG GTGAGAATGCCAAGAAGAACGGTTGGCCTAACGAGATCAAGGTCGGTTTAATCGGTTCCTGCACGAACAGTTCGTACGAAGACATGGGCAGATGCGCAAACATTGCGAAACAAGCTCTCGACAACGGTTTGAAAGCGAAGTCCGCGTTCAATGTCACACCAGGGTCTGAACAAATTCGTGCTACCATCGAACGTGACGGAATT GCACAAATTCTTCGTGATTTCGGAGGTACCGTGCTCGCTAACGCTTGCGGACCTTGCATCGGCCAGTGGGATCGTCAGGATATCAAGAAGGGTGACAAGAACACAATCGTTACATCGTACAACCGTAACTTTACAGGACGTAATGATGCCAATCCTGCGACACATGCATTTGTCACTAGCCCCGAACTCGTCACTGCCCTTTCTATCGCTGGCCGATTAGACTTCAACCCCGTAACGGATAAACTCAAGGGCAAAAATGGAAAGGAATTCCTTTTGAAAGATCCATATG GTGATGAACTCCCAAGTCGCGGTTTTGACCCTGGTTTGGACACGTACGACGCACCACCGTCCGATGGTACCAAAGTTAAGGTTGACGTGGACCCGAAAAGTCAAAGATTGCAGCTATTGGAGCCGTTCGATAAATGGGACGGCAAAGATCTTACTGACATGACAGTTTTAATCAAAGTCAAAGGCAAATGCACCACCGATCACATCTCGGCTGCAGGTCCCTGGCTCAAATATCGTGGTCACCTGGACAATATCTCCAACAACATGTTCATTGG CGCTGTGAATGCCGAAAATGGTGAGATGAACAAGATCAAGAACCAATTGACGGGCCAATGGGCGGCAGTCCCGGACGTTGCTCGCGATTACAAGAAGAATGGTGTGAAATGGGTGGCTGTTGGTGATGAAAACTACGGAGAGGGTTCGTCTCGCGAGCACGCTGCCCTTGAACCAAGACATCTTGGCGGTCGTGCCATCATTGTGAAGAGCTTTGCGCGTATCCACGAAACTAACTTGAAGAAACAAGGACTGTTACCTCTGACCTTCGCTGATCCCAGTGATTATGACAAAATTCAACCAACGGATAAGATCAGTCTCCTGGGATTGAAAGATCTGGCACCTGGCAAG CCCGTGAAAGCGGAGATCAAGCACAAAGACGGCAAAGTCGACACCATTAGCTTAAACCACACCATGAACGACCAACAAATATCCTGGTTTAAGGCAGGCTCCGCTCTGAATCGCATGAAAGAGATCGCGAGCGGAAAGTAA
- the LOC143148852 gene encoding uncharacterized protein LOC143148852 — protein sequence MFISNCCKDHLPLLTGRTDKCKPKHFNIKRQMIYRNINFSGDYRSEITRQTLGFKQESFRRACALEMVILQTEHVLENIFKRRILLIFVFFRYLTILFLLFIVYVNKQ from the exons ATGTTTATAAGTAATTGTTGTAAAG ATCACTTACCTCTTTTGACAGGAAGAACGGACAAATGCAAGCCGAAGCATTTCAATATTAAACGACAAATGATCTATCGTAATATTAATTTCTCCGGAGACTATCGATCGGAGATCACCAGACAAACGTTGGGTTTCAAACAAGAATCATTTCGACGCGCATGCGCCTTGGAGATGGTAATTCTTCAAACAGAACACGTGCTTGAAAACATCTTTAAGAGACGTATTCTcttaatatttgttttctttcgatatttgactatattatttttattgtttattgtCTACGTAAATAAACAGTAA